CCTTAGTCAGTTCACCGCTCTTGATGATCTTCACGACCTTAGCGATAGAGCCAACCAGACCGGCTTGCTTCAGAGCAGCCAGATCGACTTCGGCCAGGCCGAGCTTATCCAGCTCGGACAGGGTCACTTCTGCATTGAACTTCAGCAGATGCGACTTGAAGCCACGCTTGGGCAGGCGACGCTGCAGAGGCATCTGACCGCCTTCGAAGCCCACCTTGTGGTAGCCACCCGAACGCGACTTCTGACCCTTGTGACCGCGACCGGCAGTCTTACCCAGACCAGAACCGATACCGCGACCCACGCGACGCTTGGCGTGCTTGGCGCCGTCTGCAGGCTTGATGCTATTGAGTTCCATCATCAATCCTTTCAGAGAACCTTCACCAAGTAGGCGATCTTGTTAATCATGCCGCGCACTTCAGGAGTGTCCTGCAGTTCGCTGACGCTGTTCAGCTTGCGCAGACCCAGGCCACGCACAGTCGCACGGTGCGACTCTTTGGTGCCGATGGGGCTACGAACCAGCTGAATCTTGACAGTTTGTTGTGTTGTCATGTGCTGGACTCCGATCAGGCGGTGAAGATGTCTTCGACCGACTTGCCGCGCTTTGCTGCCACGTTCGCAGGGGTCGTGGAGTTCTTCAAAGCGTCGAAAGTTGCGCGAACCATGTTGTAGGGGTTCGACGAACCATGGCTCTTGGCCACGATGTCGGTGATACCCACCACTTCAAAAACAGCGCGCATAGGGCCGCCAGCGATGATGCCGGTACCCTTGGGAGCTGGGTGCAGCTCGACCTTGGCAGCGCCGTGATGGCCCTTCACCGAGTGGTGAATGGTGCCGCTCTTGAGTGCAACCTTCATCAGGTTGCGACGGCATTCTTCCATCGCTTTTTGCACGGCAGCAGGCACTTCCTTGGACTTGCCCTTACCCATGCCAACGCGACCGTCACCGTCGCCAACCACGGTCAGTGCAGCGAAGCCGAGAATACGACCGCCCTTCACAACCTTGGTGACGCGGTTGACCGCGATCATTTTTTCGCGCAGACCGTCGTCACGACCTTCGTCTTGCACTTTGGGGGAAAATTTAGCCATTTGTATCCGCTCCGCTTAGAACTGCAGGCCCGCTTCGCGAGCGGCTTCTGCCAAAGCCTTCACGCGGCCGTGGTATGCAAAACCGGCGCGGTCGAAAGCCACTTTCTCAACGCCAGCAGCCTTAGCCTTCTCAGCAATGCGCTTGCCGATCAGCGTGGCGGCGGCCACGTTGCCACCCTTGCCAGCGGCGCCGAGTTGCGAACGCACTTCGACTTCTGCAGTGGAGGCCGAAGCCAGCACGGTAGTGCCGTCTTCCGAAACCACGGAGGCGTAGATATGGAGATTGGTGCGGTTCACGCTCAGACGTGCAACGCCTTGCTGGGCAATGCGGATGCGAGTCTGACGGGCACGGCGCAGACGCTGCTCTTTCTTGTTCAACATCATGCAGCTCCTTACTTCTTCTTGGTCTCTTTGATCACGACCTTCTCATTCGCATAGCGAATGCCCTTGCCCTTGTAAGGCTCGGGAGGACGAACGGCACGGATCTCAGCAGCCAATTGACCGACCACTTGACGGTCAGCACCCTTGATCACGATTTCAGTCGGAGTGGGGGTAGCGACGGTGATGCCGGCAGGCATCTCGAAGTTGACGGGGTGCGAGAAGCCCACAGCCAGGTTCAGCTTGGAACCTTGTGCAGCGGCCTTGTAGCCCACGCCAATCAGCGTCAGCTTCTTCTCGAAGCCTTCAGTCACGCCCTTGACCATGTTGTTGACCAGCTGGCGGATGGTACCGGCCAGAGCGTCAGCTTCACGGGAAGCGTTGGCGGGAGCAAAGGACAGCTTGCCGTCGTTGTTGCCGATGGTCACCAGGCCGTTCAGAGCCAGCGACAGATCGCCGCCCTTGCCCTTGACCTTGATGGTTTCAGCGTTGATGGACACATCCACACCTGCGGGGATGGTCACAATAGCTTTTGCTACGCGAGACATTTCAGTATTTCTCCTTAATGTCCGTTAGGCCACATAGCACAGCACTTCACCGCCGATACCGGCAGCACGTGCTTTGCGATCAGTCATCACGCCCTTGGGAGTAGTGACGATGGCCACACCCAGGCCGTTCTGGACCTGAGGAATTGCGTGACGACCCTTGTACACGCGCAGGCCGGGACGGCTCACACGTTCGATACGCTCGATCACAGGGCGACCGGCGTAGTACTTCAGGGTAATTTCGAGTTCGGACTTGCCACCTTCGGACTTCACTTCGAAGCCGTCGATATAGCCTTCTTCCTTCAGCACTTGTGCGATGGCAACCTTGACCTTGGAGGAAGGAGCCGACACAGTGGCCTTGGAGACCAGTTGTGCATTGCGGATGCGGGTCAGCAAGTCAGCGATGGGATCACTCATGCTCATGTTTAATCTCTCCTGCTTGCTTACCAGCTGGCCTTGGTGACACCGGGGATGTCGCCAGCAAAGGCCAATTCACGCACCTTGGCACGACCCAGACCGAATTGGCGGAAGGTACCGCGAGGACGGCCAGTGATCTCGCAACGGTTACGCTGGCGAGTGGGGTTCGAGTTACGGGGCAGCTTCTGCAGACCCAGGCGAGCGGCGTCGCGCTCTTCGTCGGAACGCTTCACGTCGCCGGCGATTGCCTTCAGTTCTGCATACTTGGCAGCATACTTGGCTGCCAGCTTTTCGCGCTTCAGTTCGCGCTGAATCATTGCTACTTTAGCCATGCGCCACCTCAGTTCTTGAAGGGGAATTTGAAAGCGGCGAGCAGTGCCTTGCACTCTTCGTCGTTCTTCGCTGTTGTCGTGATGCTGATGTTCAGACCACGCAGAGCGTCCACCTTGTCGTACTCGATTTCGGGGAAGATGATTTGTTCTTTGACGCCAACGTTGTAGTTGCCGCGACCGTCGAACGAACGACCCGAGATACCACGGAAGTCACGCACGCGGGGCAGAGCCACGGTCACGAAACGGTCCAGGAATTCGTACATCTGAACGCCACGCAGGGTCACCATGCAGCCGATAGCTTGGCCTTCGCGGATCTTGAAACCAGCGATAGCCTTCTTGGCCTTGGTCACCACAGGCTTCTGACCAGCAATCTTGGTCAGGTCAGCCACGGCGTTGTCCATCACCTTCTTGTCGGCCACGGCTTCGCTCACACCCATGTTCAGAGTGATCTTGGTCAGACGGGGCACTTCCATAGCGGAGGTGTAGCCGAACTTTTCCTTCAGTTCAGCCGCGATCTTTTCGCGATAGAGTTTTTGCAGTCGTGCCATGTGTTACTCCTTAGGCGGCGATTTCAGCGCCATTGGACTTGAACACGCGAACACGTGTGCCGTCGGCGTTCACCTTGATGCCCACGCGATCGGCCTTGCCGGTCGCTGCATTGAAGATAGCCACGTTGGATTGATGGATAGGCATGGCCTTTTCCACGATACCGCCGGTGGTGCCCTTCATGGGGTTAGGCTTGGTGTGCTTCTTGACCAGGTTGATACCGTCCACGATCACGTGGGAGTCATCCTTGCGCAGAGAAACCACGCCACGCTTGCCCTTGTCACGGCCGGTCAGCACGATAACTTCGTCGCCCTTGCGAATCTTGTTCATGGTGCTATTCCTTTAGAGAACTTCAGGGGCCAGCGACACGATCTTCATGAACTTTTCGGTACGCAGTTCACGAGTCACGGGGCCAAAGATGCGGGTGCCGATAGGCTCCAGCTTGGCGTTCAGCAGCACGGCGGCATTGCCGTCGAACTTCACGAGCGAACCGTCTGCACGACGGATGCCCTTGGCGGTGCGCACCACCACAGCACTGTAGATCTCGCCTTTTTTGACGCGACCACGAGGAGCTGCTTCCTTGACGCTCACCTTGATGATGTCGCCAACACTTGCGTAGCGACGATGAGAACCGCCCAGCACCTTAATGCACTGAACAGACTTCGCGCCGGTGTTGTCGGCAACCTCTAACCGAGATTCTGTTTGGATCATTTCAATATTCCCAACTTGCTCCAGCAACGCTCGACAGCCCCAGAGTCTTCTCAAGGGCTGATCAAGCAGCCGGTCAGTCTTGGGCCCGTCGTCCACCTTCCGGACCATTCCGGAGGGCTTCCCGCTGGGCAGAAAGTTCCACGCTTTTAAACGTGAAGCAGGAGATTGTCGCAGGAAATCCTTTGTGCGTCAAGCGTTTAGCCTGCAATACCCGCACTGATTTCACTGACGCAAAGCCTGGCAGACAGGCCCTCGCACTTGCAACCAAAACAATAGCATGCTGCGCCATTAGGCCATTGATTTCAAACAACAAATCACCTGAAATCAACAGTCATCAAGCGCAGCCAGCTCACATTTTCAAGAGGCCTGCGGACCGCAGCCTGTTGCCAGCACGCCACGCCCGCAGGGCGCCCGCGCGGATCAGCCCTGGGCGGGCAGATATTGACGGGTCAGGGCCAGGAAGTCGTTGAGCTGCACATCCTGGGCCAGCTCCTCGGTCAGGATGGCCGCCACGCGGGGCGCGATCTCGGCCGCCTTGCGGGCATCGAGGAAAAGCAGGCGGCTGCGGCGTGCCAGCATGTCCTCGACGGTGCGCGCGTATTCAAAGCGGGCGGCAAAGCGCACCATGGCTTCCGAGAGGCCATCCATCAGCCAGTTCTGCGCACCAGGCAGCGCAGCCACGGCGGCGGCATCCGTGCCGTAGGAGTGCAGGCCCTGGCTCTGGTTCATGCTGTGCGTGACTGCGGCCTCGGCCGGCGCTCCGACCAGGGGCAGGTTCACGGTCACCCCGGCAGGGCGGCTGGGCAGGCGGCCGATCTGGAAGCATTCGGCCAGCACATCCTCGGACATGGCCCGGTAAGTCGTCCATTTGCCGCCAGTGACGGTCACCAGGCCGGTCTTGCTGGACATCACCGTGTGCTCGCGGCTGATCTTCTTGGTGTTCTCGCCGTCATCGTCCTGCGGCTTGACCAGCGGACGCAGGCCCACCCACATGCTGCGCACATCGGCCAGCGTGGGCTGGCGATTCAGATACTTGCCGGCCTCGCCGAGAATGAAATCCAGCTCTTCTGGGAAAGGCAGGGGTTCGCGCGCCAGGTCATGACGCGGCGTGTCGGTGGTTCCCAGAATCACCTTGCCCAGCCATGGCACGGCAAACAGCACGCGGCCATCGGCCGTCTTGGGGATCAGCAGCGCGTGATCGGTGGGCAGGAACTCGCGATCCACCACCACGTGCACACCCTGGCTGGGCGCCACCATGGGCTTGACGGGCTTGCCCTGGGCCTCGGCATCCTGCTGCCGGAACAGATCCACCCAGGGCCCCGTGGCATTGACCACGCACTTGGCGCGCACGGTGAAGTTGCGGCCCGATTCCGCATCGCGGCAGATCAGGCCTGCAATCTGCTGACCCTCGTAGATCAGCTTTTCCGCCGGGCAGTAATTGATCAGCAAGGCACCCTTGGCTGCTGCGGTACGCGCCAGCGCCAGCGCCAGACGCGCATCGTCAAACTGGCCATCCCAGTACTTGACCCCGCCCTTGAGACCTTTTTGCTGTACGGTCGGCAGGTATTTCACGGTCTTGGCGCTGGAGAGGAATTCGGTAGCCCCCAAGCCGGCCTTGCCGGCCAGCGCGTCGTACATCTTGAGGCCGATGCCGTAGAACGGCGTATCCAGCAGCTTGTACGAGGGCATCACGAAGGCCAGAGGCTGGGCCAGATGCGGTGCGTTGTGCAGCAGCGTGGTGCGCTCGTGCAGCGCCTCGCGCACCAGGGAGATATTGCCCTGCGCCAGATAGCGCACGCCGCCATGCACCAGCTTGGTGGCGCGCGAGGAAGTGCCCTTGGCAAAGTCCAGCGACTCCAGCAGCACGACCTTGAAGCCGCGCGCCGCCGCATCCACCGCCACGCCCAACCCCGTG
This region of Comamonas thiooxydans genomic DNA includes:
- the rplO gene encoding 50S ribosomal protein L15 — its product is MELNSIKPADGAKHAKRRVGRGIGSGLGKTAGRGHKGQKSRSGGYHKVGFEGGQMPLQRRLPKRGFKSHLLKFNAEVTLSELDKLGLAEVDLAALKQAGLVGSIAKVVKIIKSGELTKAVKLNGIGATAGAKAAIEAAGGSIA
- the rpmD gene encoding 50S ribosomal protein L30, producing MTTQQTVKIQLVRSPIGTKESHRATVRGLGLRKLNSVSELQDTPEVRGMINKIAYLVKVL
- the rpsE gene encoding 30S ribosomal protein S5, whose product is MAKFSPKVQDEGRDDGLREKMIAVNRVTKVVKGGRILGFAALTVVGDGDGRVGMGKGKSKEVPAAVQKAMEECRRNLMKVALKSGTIHHSVKGHHGAAKVELHPAPKGTGIIAGGPMRAVFEVVGITDIVAKSHGSSNPYNMVRATFDALKNSTTPANVAAKRGKSVEDIFTA
- the rplR gene encoding 50S ribosomal protein L18 → MLNKKEQRLRRARQTRIRIAQQGVARLSVNRTNLHIYASVVSEDGTTVLASASTAEVEVRSQLGAAGKGGNVAAATLIGKRIAEKAKAAGVEKVAFDRAGFAYHGRVKALAEAAREAGLQF
- the rplF gene encoding 50S ribosomal protein L6; translation: MSRVAKAIVTIPAGVDVSINAETIKVKGKGGDLSLALNGLVTIGNNDGKLSFAPANASREADALAGTIRQLVNNMVKGVTEGFEKKLTLIGVGYKAAAQGSKLNLAVGFSHPVNFEMPAGITVATPTPTEIVIKGADRQVVGQLAAEIRAVRPPEPYKGKGIRYANEKVVIKETKKK
- the rpsH gene encoding 30S ribosomal protein S8 produces the protein MSMSDPIADLLTRIRNAQLVSKATVSAPSSKVKVAIAQVLKEEGYIDGFEVKSEGGKSELEITLKYYAGRPVIERIERVSRPGLRVYKGRHAIPQVQNGLGVAIVTTPKGVMTDRKARAAGIGGEVLCYVA
- the rpsN gene encoding 30S ribosomal protein S14, which produces MAKVAMIQRELKREKLAAKYAAKYAELKAIAGDVKRSDEERDAARLGLQKLPRNSNPTRQRNRCEITGRPRGTFRQFGLGRAKVRELAFAGDIPGVTKASW
- the rplE gene encoding 50S ribosomal protein L5; translated protein: MARLQKLYREKIAAELKEKFGYTSAMEVPRLTKITLNMGVSEAVADKKVMDNAVADLTKIAGQKPVVTKAKKAIAGFKIREGQAIGCMVTLRGVQMYEFLDRFVTVALPRVRDFRGISGRSFDGRGNYNVGVKEQIIFPEIEYDKVDALRGLNISITTTAKNDEECKALLAAFKFPFKN
- the rplX gene encoding 50S ribosomal protein L24, which translates into the protein MNKIRKGDEVIVLTGRDKGKRGVVSLRKDDSHVIVDGINLVKKHTKPNPMKGTTGGIVEKAMPIHQSNVAIFNAATGKADRVGIKVNADGTRVRVFKSNGAEIAA
- the rplN gene encoding 50S ribosomal protein L14, whose product is MIQTESRLEVADNTGAKSVQCIKVLGGSHRRYASVGDIIKVSVKEAAPRGRVKKGEIYSAVVVRTAKGIRRADGSLVKFDGNAAVLLNAKLEPIGTRIFGPVTRELRTEKFMKIVSLAPEVL
- a CDS encoding glycerol-3-phosphate dehydrogenase/oxidase, which gives rise to MNQSTQPLATTRAQLLERLAQTESFDLAIVGGGATGLGVAVDAAARGFKVVLLESLDFAKGTSSRATKLVHGGVRYLAQGNISLVREALHERTTLLHNAPHLAQPLAFVMPSYKLLDTPFYGIGLKMYDALAGKAGLGATEFLSSAKTVKYLPTVQQKGLKGGVKYWDGQFDDARLALALARTAAAKGALLINYCPAEKLIYEGQQIAGLICRDAESGRNFTVRAKCVVNATGPWVDLFRQQDAEAQGKPVKPMVAPSQGVHVVVDREFLPTDHALLIPKTADGRVLFAVPWLGKVILGTTDTPRHDLAREPLPFPEELDFILGEAGKYLNRQPTLADVRSMWVGLRPLVKPQDDDGENTKKISREHTVMSSKTGLVTVTGGKWTTYRAMSEDVLAECFQIGRLPSRPAGVTVNLPLVGAPAEAAVTHSMNQSQGLHSYGTDAAAVAALPGAQNWLMDGLSEAMVRFAARFEYARTVEDMLARRSRLLFLDARKAAEIAPRVAAILTEELAQDVQLNDFLALTRQYLPAQG